The Streptomyces sp. NBC_01276 genome contains the following window.
CGAGCTGCTTGGTCGTCGCCGTCTTCGGGTCGGCGGTGCCGACCGTGGTGCCGCGCCGGATGACGGTGATGTCGTCGGCGACCTTCAGCACCTCGCCCAGCTTGTGCGAGATGAAGATGACGGTCAGGCCCTCGGCCTTGAGCTCGCGCAGGTTGTCGAAGAGCGCGTCCACTTCCTGCGGCACGAGCACGGCGGTGGGCTCGTCGAGGATGAGGGTCTTCGCGCCGCGGTAGAGGACCTTGAGGATCTCCACGCGCTGGCGGTCGGCGACACCGAGGTCCTCGATCAGGGCGTCGGGGCGCGCGCCGAGGCCGTACGCGTCCGAGATCTCCATGATCTTCTTGCGGGCCTTGGCGCCGATGCCGTAGAGCTTCTCGCCGCCGAGGACGACGTTCTCCAGGACGGTGAGGTTGTCGGCCAGCATGAAGTGCTGGTGAACCATGCCGATGCCGCGGGCGATGGCCTCGCCCGGGTTGTTGAAGGAGACCTGCTCCCCGTCGATGGCGATGGTGCCCTCGTCCGGCTTCTGCATGCCGTAGAGGATCTTCATCAGGGTCGACTTGCCGGCACCGTTCTCACCGATGAGGGCGTGGACCGTGCCCTTGCGGACGGAGATGGCGATGTCCTTGTTGGCGACGACGCCGGGGAAACGCTTGGTGATGCCGTGCAGTTCTACGGCGAGAGGGGGGCTGGACGCGTTGATGACGCACTCTCCTTGGCGCGGAAGGAGCTGGAAAGCCAAGTTGGCAGGGGGGACAGGGCGGGGGAGAGAAGGTATCGCGTCCACGATGCCTCTACGCGCGTAGCACTGTCGAAAGTGAAAACTTGCGGCCAACTGGCCACAAGTTCGCACGGACTGGGGGCGAAGACGCGGTTCGGGGTCCGGGAGCGGGTAGACCGCTTCCGGACCCCGGGGACCACGACCAAGCGTCAGACGAGGGCCTTACGGCGCGGTCTTGACGGTGATCTTCTTCGCGATGATGTCGGCCTTGGCCTTCTCCACCGCGGCGGTGACGTCCGTCATTTCCTTGTACTTCGGGTTGGAGTCGGCCAGGCCGACACCGTTCTTGTCCAGGCCGTAACGGACCTCGCCGGACTCCGGCTTGCCGTCCTTGACCGACTTGATCAGGTTGTAGACCGCGTCGGAGACGTCCTTGGTGACCGAGGTCAGGATGTGGTCCTTGTACTTCGACAGGCCGGCCTGGTTGTACTGGTCGGAGTCGACGCCGATGGCCCACTTGCCGGCGGTGGAGGCGGCCTCGATGGCGCCCGAGCCCGCGAGACCGGCGGCGGCGTAGATCACGTCGGCGCCGCCGTCGAGCTGGCCCTTGGCGGTGGCCTTGCCGAGGTCGGGCTTGGCGAAGCCCGAGAAGTCCGGCGGCTGCGTCAGGTAGGCCGACAGCACCTTGGCGTTCGGGTTGGTGTCCTTGACGCCCTGCTCGAAGCCCGCCTGGAACTTCTTGATCAGCGGAACCTCGACGCCGCCGATGAAGCCGACGGTGTTGGACTTCGACGCCTTGGCGGCGGCGACGCCGGCCAGGTAGGAGCCCTGCTCCTCGTTGAAGACCAGGTTGGCGATGTTCTTCTCGGTCACCGAGGTGTCGTCGATGATGCCGAACGTGGTGTTCGGGAACTTCGCGGCGACCTTCTTGATGGCCGGGGCGTAGGAGAAGCCGACGCCGATGACCGGGTTGTTGCCCTTGCGCGCCAGCTCGGTGAGGCGCTGGACCTTGTCGGCCTCGCTCTCGCCCTCGGTGGGCTCCGCCTCGGCGGTCTTGACCTTGAGGTCCTTCTCGGCCTTCTCCAGGCCCGCGTAGGCGGCGTCGTTGAACGACTGGTCGCCGCGGCCGCCGACGTCGTAGGCGATGGCGGCGCCGGCGCTCTTCGTCTCGGAGGACGAGGAGGACGACGACGAGGTGTCCGAGGACTTCTTTCCGCCACAGGCGGTGGCCGAGAGGGCCAGCGCCGCGGACGCGATGCCCACGGTGGCGATCCTGGTGATCCGGCGCAAGGGGAGGCTCCTTCAAAACCTGACCGAAGCGCCACGACCGGCGCTGGTTTAGCGGCGATCGTAACGCGCGTAGATGTCAGTTAAAGGCCCGTTCATGAGTCGTTATCGGATCGTCGCGAACCGGACAGTGACCGATCAGTAACTCGACAGGTGCCCAACCCTTGTGTACCAAGGGCTGGACACCCCCACCGGCCGAGAACGGATTGGGGTAAGTACTTTGCCCCCGCTTTGCCGCGCGTGCGCTAACCGACCACGCCGGCACGGCAGCCGTCGAGCAGCGCGGCGGCGGTGAAGAACTCCACGCCGACGCCGATCGCGCTCTCGTCGACGTCGAAGTCGCCGCGGTGCAGGTCCCGCTTGGCGGTGTCGCCGGGCCTGCGGACGCCGAGGCGGGCCATGGCGCCGGGGACGTGCTCCAGGTACCAGGAGAAGTCCTCGCCGCCGAGGCTCTGCTCGGTGTCCTCGATCGAACCGGCGCCGCAGCGGGCCGCCATCGCCTCCCGGAGCAGTTCGGTGACGACCGGGTCGTTGACCACCGGGGGGACCCCGCGCACGTGGTTGATCTCGAACTTCGCCCCGTGCATCGTGGCGACCTCGTCGATCGCCGCGTGGATCATGTCGGGGGCCTCGTACCAGGCGTTCAGGTCCAGACAGCGGATGGTGCCGGAAAGCTCCGCCTGCATCGGGATGACGTTGCAGGCGTGCCCCGCCTCGATCCGGCCCCAGGTGACCGACATGCCCGAGCGGGCGTCCATGCGCCGGGTCAGCAGGGCGGGGACGTCGACGGCGAGGCGGGCGGCGGCCGTCACCAGGTCGGTGGTCAGGTGCGGGCGGGCGGTGTGACCGCCGGGGCCGGAGAGGCTGACCTCCAGCCGGTCACAGGCAGAGGTGATCGCTCCGGCCCGCAGCCCGATCCGGCCCGCGTCGACGCGCGGGTCGCAGTGGACCGCGATGATCCGCCCCACGCCGTCCAGCACCCCGGACTCGATGGCCTCGCTCGCGCCGCCCGGCAGCACCTCCTCGGCGGGCTGGAACAGCAGCCGCACCGGGCGGGGCAGCAGCCCCTGGCGGTCGAGCTCGGCGAGCACCAGGCCCGCGCCGAGGACGACGGCCGTGTGCACGTCGTGCCCGCAGGCGTGGGCACGGTCCGGGACGGTGGAGCGGTACGCGACGTGCGTCTTGGCGTCCGGAATAGGCAGGGCGTCGATGTCCGCGCGCAGGGCCAGCATCGGCCGCCCCCCGTCCCGGGTCCCGACGTCACAGATCAGCCCCGTGCCGGACTTCAGCACGCGTGGGCGCAGGCCGGCTTTTTCCAGCCGGGTCTTGATCGCCGCCGTGGTGCGGAACTCCTGGTGTCCTAGCTCGGGATGCATGTGCAAGTCCCGTCGGAAGGCGATCAGTTCGGCACGCAGGTGGTCCGGAAGCTTGCCGGGCAGCTCGGGCCGGTCGGGCGTGCCGGGCAGGGCGGTCTGGGACTCGCGGGACATCAACTGGTTCACCCGTTGAAGGGTAGGCGCACGGATGGGTCAACTGGCCGGAGATCACCAAAAGTTCATGCCGTTAGGGGAAAGAAACCCGGCCTCTGGACGCATGACCGTATGCTGCGGGGGGTACACTCGCGCGCTCATCCGGCCGCGGGGGCCGCCTGGGCCGGGAGTCTGCGCACATCACGTGCCGTTTCGATGACGCCCGCGAGGAAGCTGTGCGCCCTCGGCGAGGCGGCGGCGGTGAGCCAGGCGGGGTCGATATCGCATACGGCCACCGTCACGCCAGTCCCGGTCAGCGCGAACGGCAGCGTGTGGACGACGGTGGACGGGAAACTGACGATCGTGCGGCCGACCGGGCCGCGCCGGGCGATCAGCTCCAACGGCAGGTCCGGGCGCACGATCTCCAGCCCGGTCGCCCCGCTCAGCGCGCGCAGCTTCTCCGGGGACTCGCGGCGGTGCGCGAAGTAGCGGGTCACGCCGTGCTCCAGGGTCAGGGCGCGGACCGCGTCGAGGTAGCGGGCCGGGTCGACGACCCCGGTCTCCACCAGGGAGGTGCCGACCAGGTCGGTGCCCTTGGTCAGACGCGGCGGGCCGAAGCGGGAGCGGGTCCAGGCGAAGTCGTTGACGCGCAGCCGCATCCCGGGCAGCGGGGTGACCGGCATCGAGGTGAAGACCTCCGTGACGCGCCCGCCGCGCGGGGTCAGCCGGCGCCGCGCCGTCCCCGACACCGGGGCGTACGCGAGCTCGCGCGCCCGGGACAGGGTCCCGCCGCCGGTGCGGTGCCAGCGGCGCAGCCGCTCGCCGCGCCCGAGCTGCGCGATGAACTCCATGGTGGCGGTGCCGTCGTCCACGACGACCAGTTCGGCGGTGCGGGCCGGGACCAGCAGCAGCTGCACGAGCCGCGAGAAGGGGTCTCCGACGACGATCCGCCCGGCCCGGCGCACGGCCGGGGTGAGCGCGGTCAGGGCCCCCGCTGGGCTGCCGGAGCCGCCGCGGGCCTCCTGCCAGTGCACGGCGTGGCCCTCGTCGCGGGCGATTCCGGCGACCCGGCGCAGCTGCCCTCGGGACATCGGGTCGGTGGGCGGCAGGACGACGACGCGCAGCCACCCGGCGGCCGGCCGCGGCGGGCCGTCCTGCGGGCGGCGGGCACGGCCGGGGAGGGAACCGGGCTGACGGGGGACGGCGGACAGCAGGGGGGCGGGGGCCCCGGCGGGGGCCCCGGCCTCGGACCCGGCATGCGCGGGGGCGTGGGTGAGGGCGTGGGCCCATTCGAGCACGTTGAGCAGCTGGACCGGGCTCTCGACGAGGGCCAGCGTGGGGGCGGGAGAGTTCACCTGATTTCTCCCAGGAGGCCCCGGCCTTCAAGCCGGCGAGGAATGGGCCCTTGGGGCGGAGCCGCAAAGCGGTGGAGTTCGTTGCACATTTGCTCTGACCTGCGCTCTCTTCCGTTGTCAGTGACGGGCGTTAGGTTGTGGAGCATGACGGCGGCAGGATCGGGAGCTGATGGTGGCGGGCATGCCCGGTACGCCTTCCGCCTTCGTGTGTCGGTCCGGCACAGCTCGACAGGATGCTGACCGGGGCCCGCCGGTCGATGGGCTGACTGCGCGAGGGATCTTCGGTTCCGCAGCAGCAGATCATCCGGGACTTCGCCAAGTCCCGCGCCAAGGCCCTCAAAGACGTCAAGGCGAAGCTGCCCGTCAAACAGCGGGCCGGGATGCCCCGCATCAAGCGCAAGCGCGAGGCGCTGCCGTCGCTGAACCACACCACCCGCGGGTTCCGGGTGCGAGGCGGTCGCCTGCACCTGGCCGGCGGGATCGCCTTGTCGGTGGTGTGGTCGCGTGATCTTCCGTCCGCACCCGGTCCGGTGCGGATCTACCGAGACGGCCTCGGGCATTGGTACGCCTCGTTCGTCGTTGCCGCCGAGGCTTTCCCGCTGCCCGCCACGGGACGGATGATCGGCGTTGACTGGGGCATCAAGCAGACCGCGACCACCACCTCCGACGATCACGACCTCCCGCACGCCGGGCACGGCAAGGCATCCGCCGTGAAGCTGGCCCGCTACCCGCGGATGATGGCCCGCCGGAAGACGCCGAAGAACCGGCCCGACACCAACGGATACAGGAAGGCCCGCAAGGCTGCGGCGAAGGTGTCGAAGAAGTTCACCCGGCAGCGGCAGGACACCGGCCGCAAGTGGGCCAAAGCCGTCGTCAGGGACTTCGACCACCTCGCCGTGGAGGACTTCCGGCCGCGGTTCCTCGCGAAGACGACCATGGCCCGCAAAGCGGCCGACGCCGCGATCGGCCCCACCAAGACCGCTCTGGTCGAGATGGCCCGCGAGCACGGCCGGACCGTGCACCTGGTCCACCCCGCGCACACCACCATGGACTGCGCACAGTGCGGAGCGAGAGCCAAGCACGCACTCCCCCTCTCCGGGAGAACGTATACGTGCACCGCGTGCGGAACGGTGTCCCCCAGGGACAAGGACTCCGCCCGCGTGATGCTCGTCCGGGCCGGTCTCAACCCGGCTGGTGCTGAACTTGTAAGACCCGCCACCTGCTGGGTGCCAGGCAAAGTGAGCCAGGAATCCCCTCCCTTCACGGAGCGGAGGTTTCAACACGCACTCCGCTCTTGGAGGAGAGGTGGGGCCGGGTCAGACCGCTGCCGGGGCCTGGCCCTGGACGCGGCGGAGCTTCTTCATGGGGCCGAGCTCGGACGCGTAGACCTTCTTGACACCGTCGCCGAGGGCGGTCTCGATGGTGCGGATGTCGCGCACGAGGCGGGCGAGGCCGCCGGGTTCGACGGAGGCGGCCTGGTCGGAGCCCCACATGGCGCGGTCGAGGGTGATGTGCCGCTCGACGAAGGTGGCGCCGAGGGCGACGGCGGCGAGCGTGGTCTGCAGGCCGGTCTCGTGGCCGGAGTAGCCGATCGGAACGTTCGGGTACTCCTCCTGGAGGGTGTTGATGACGCGCAGGTTGAGCTCCTCCGCCCTGGCCGGGTACGTCGAAGTGGCGTGGCAGAGAAGGATGTTGTCGCTGCCGAGCACCTCGACGGCGTGCCGGATCTGCTTGGGGGTGGACATGCCCGTGGACAGGACGACGGTGCGGCCGGTGGCGCGCAGGGCGCGCAGGAGTTCGTCGTCGGTGAGGGAGGCGGAGGCCACCTTGTGGGCGGGCAGGTCGAACTTCTCCAGGAAGGCGACGGCCTCGGTGTCCCAGGGGGAGGCGAACCAGGCGATGCCGCGGCGGGCGCAGTGCTCGTCGATGGCCAGGTAGTCGGCCTCGCCGAACTCCACGCGGTGGCGGTAGTCGATGTAGGTCATCCGGCCCCAGGGGGTGTCGCGTTCGACGTCCCACTGGTCGCGCGGGGTGCAGATCTCCGGGGTGCGCTTCTGGAACTTGACGGCGTCGCAGCCCGCGTCGGCGGCGGCGTCGATGAGGGCGAAGGCGGTGCCGAGGTCGCCGTTGTGGTTGATGCCGATCTCGCCGACGACGTAGACCGGGTGGCCGGGGCCCGCGATGCGCGAACCAAAGGCGCGCTGACGGGTGTTGGGGGTGGCGACGGTCATGGCAGGGGGTGTCCTTCGATCGGTGGGGGCGGGGTCCGGTGCGTGGGGGGCGTCGAGGAGGGGCGCCAGGAGGCGGGCGCGGGCGAGGTCGTGCGGGTCGTCGACCTCCAGGACCCTCGCCGGGTCGGCCGGCACGGGCAGGGTCCGGCCGAAGAAGCGGTGCCGGGCGGTGCGGAAGCCGGCCGCGTCCATGGCGTAGGCGGCGCCGGTCTCCAGCAGTTCGGCGGGGCGGTCCTGTCGGCGGGGCCGGTACGCCGCCTCGTGGTTGACCCCGGCTCCGAGGCCGTCGGGTCCCGTACGCCACAGGAAGCCGTGGAAGGGGGCGGCGGTCAGGGCGGTGTCGGCGGCGCCCGAGGCCACGGCCGCGGCCACCGACTCGACGTCCGAAGGGGTCAGGAAGGGGCTGGTGCACTGGACCAGCAGGAGCACGTCCACGGTGAGGGAGTGCAGTTCCTCGAAGGAGTCCAGGGCGTGCAGCAGGGCCGCCTCGCTGCTCGCGGTGTCCCCGGAGAGGGCCGCGGGCCGGGTGACCACCGCGGCTCCCGCGGCGCGGGCGGCCGCCGCGACGGCCGGGGAGTCGGTGGAGACCACCACGTCCGTGACGGTGGGCGCGGCCCGGCAGGCCCGCACGGCGCGGGCGACGAGCGGGATCCCGCCGACGGGTGCGGTGTTCTTGCCGGGCACCCCCTTGGACCCGCCGCGGGCCGGGATCACCGCGAGGACCCTCACAGCTCGCCCAGCCGTCGGATCACCGGGGCCACCCGCTGGACGCCGTGCCGGTAGGCGCCCCGGGCGGCCTCGCGCAGGTGGGCCCGGAGCCAGCGGCGCGCCCCGGAGGACTCCCCCGCCGCGCGGGCGCCCGCCCCGGCGAGCGGGGTCCCGTCGGGGGCGAGCCGGTGGCGGGCCAGGATCCCGGGGAGGTAGCCGGAGGCGGTGGCGAGCGTGTAGTACGGGGCCACGGGCGGCAGCCGGTCCGCGGCGAGCAGCTCCGCGACCCGGGCCCGCGCGGCGGCGTAGGGGTCGGCGACGGGGTCGGCGACGGGCGGGCCGGAGGCGGCACCCGGAGGGGTGGCGGCGGAATCCGGCGGGCCCGCGGGGACCGGCGGCCCGGAGGCGACCGGCGGCCCGGAGGCGACCGGCGCAACCGAAACACCCGGCGCGACCGGCGCGACCCCGTGGGCGGCGAGCCAGCCCGGGGCGCCGGCCGGCAGCAGGCCCCCGTCGAGCTGGTCCCACGACGCCAGGCAGCCGGAGCCCAGGAAGTGGTGGTTGCCGAGCGCCTCGCGGATGCCGAGGTCGGTCAGGACGGCGGTCGGGATGCCCCGGTGCAGGGACTCCAGGGCGGCGGTGGAGGACACGGTGACCAGCAGGTCGGTGCCGTCCAGCACCTCGCCCATGTTCCCGTACGCCAGACGGCAGTTGGGCGGCAGCCCGCCCGGAAGGCGCTCGGCCAGGCGCTGGTAGGGGTGTTCCTCCAGGTGCGTGGTGTGCTCCCCCGGCCGGCTGCGCAGTTTGACGAGCACCTCCCGCCCCGGGTGCAGCCGGGCGTGCCGGGCGGCGCGCTCCAGGAGGTAGGCGCGGTCGGCGCGGCCCTCCGGGACGGAGGGCTGCACCGCGAAGACGACCCGGTGGGCGCGGTCGCCCGCGCTCTCGTACGCCGCACCCTCCAGGAAGGGCAGGGCGGTCTCGACGACGGCCGCCGGATCGGCGCCCACGCCCTCGTACACGGCACGGAAGCGGGCAGCGTCGTGGCGGGAGTTGGCGAGGACCAGGTCGGCGCCGTGCCGCAGCAGGAGCCCGTCGGCGAGCTTCTCGTAGACGACGCCGACGTAGCCGGTGACGAGGACGGGGCGGGCGGCCGGGTCGGGCCACAGGGCGCGCACCCCGTGCAGGACGGCCTGGACTGCGCCGCCGACGAGGGCGAGGACGACCACGTCGTAGGGCCGGCGGCCGAGTTCGGCGAGGAACTCGGCGCAGGTCACCTCCACCGGACCGCCGCCCGTCTCCCCGACGCCCGCCTCGCCGAGCTGGCGCGCGGTGGGGGTGGCCCGGCCGCGTAGTACGTACCCGGTGGGTGCGGGGGCGCCGGGGGCGAGGCGGCGGGCGGTGAGGGCGCCCCATTTCCAGCGCGTGTCGGAATCCGCGAGTACGGCGACGCGTTGACCGGACCGGCTGCTGCTGAGTGGCACTGGCACCCGGCAGAAGCTATTCCGCATTTCCGGTGATCGGCCCAACGAGCGCACAACGGCGGGTTAACAACCCGTCGACGAAATGCGAAAGCGCCCTGGTTAACGCGCCCGCCCCGCGTCGTTCACATGGAATCCGCATCCGGGCCATGGTGAATGCCGGGCCGCATCCTAATGTCTCGCGGGTGCCCAAGCTCTCTGTTGTCGTGCCGTTCTACAACGTGCAGACGTACGCACCGGACGTCCTGAAGGGACTCGCACTCAACGCGCGTGAGGATTTCGAGTTCCTGCTGGTCGACGACCGCTCCACGGACGGGACGCCCGAGCTCCTGGAGCGCGCGGCGGCGGGCGGCCTGCCCGGGGCGGTGCACCTCAGACGGGACCGCAACGGCGGGCTGGCGGCGGCCCGCAACACCGGACTGGACGCGGCGCGCGGCGAGTACATCGCCTTCCTGGACGGCGACGACTGGCCGGCGCCGGGCCACCTGGCCCGTACGCTGGCCGCCATCGAGGCCCTGGACTGCGATTTCGTCCGTACCGACCATGTGCAGGTGACGGGCCGGGCGCGGATCGTGCAGCGGGTGCCGTACGGGCCGCAGGGGGTGGTGGGCGATCCGCGCGCGGGGATCCTGCCGACCGGGCGGGCCACGGCGGTGGACTACCCGTACGCCTGGGCGGGGATGTACCACCGGCGGCTGCTGGACCAGGGCCTGCTGCACTTCACGGACGGGCTGCGGACGGCGGAGGACCGGCCGTGGATCTGGCGGCTGCACCGTACGGCGCGGTCCTTCGCGGCGATCGGCGAGGCCGGGATCTTCTACCGGCGCGGCATTTCCACCTCGCTCACCCAGATCGGGGACGAGCGTCAGCTCGATTTCATTCGAGCATTTGATCAAGTACTCGCGGACACCGCCACGGACCGGGAATCCGAACTCCTGCTCCCCAAGGCCGTCCGAACGTATTGCGCGATTATCGCGCACCATATCGGCACCATCGAAAGGTTCGAACCGGCCGTGGCGAAAAGACTCCGTGTGATGAGCGCGGAGGCGCTCGGGCGCATGCCGCGGCCCCTGTTGGAACGGGCGCTCGGCTCGATGGACGCCGACCGCTCCGCGCTGCTGCGCAGACTGCGGCGCCGCACGCCGGCCCCCGCGGTTCCCGGGGCCGCCGCGTGAACGGCGACCACCGCGTGGACGGCGACCGCTGCGTGGACGGCGACCACCGCGTGGACGGCGACCGCGTCACCCAGGTCTTCCTCGCCTCCACCCTCTACGGGACGGCCACCCTCGCCGCCGCCCTCGACGCGGGCACCTTCCCGGCGGCCGCCCGCCGGATCCTGCTGACCAGCAACCACTCCCTCACCCCCGAGGTCACCCCCGGCATCGACGCCATGCCGGGCTTCGAGACGCTGCGGACCCGCTTCGACGAGGTGCGCGACTGGAACGCCGTCCTCGCCCCGCAGCACCCGAGCACCTGGGCCCCGCGCCCGGACGACGTCCCGCTGTGGGAGCGGCAGCTGCGCGCCCTGTGGGGGCTCGGCGGGGACCGGGTCGAGCTGGTGGTGGAGTCCCTCCAGGTGCCGCCCGCGCAGAGCCTGTGCCGGCTGTTCCCGGGCGCGGCGATCGACGTGTACGCCGACGGGCTGATGTCCTACGGCCCCACCCGCTTCCGCCTCGACCCGCAGATCGGCATGCGGGTCCGGCGCGTGCTCCACCTGGACCTGGTCCCCGGCCTGGAGCCGCTGCTGCTGACGGAGTTCGGGGTGCCCTCGGAGACGGTCCCGGCGCCCGCCTTCCTCAAGGTCCTGGCGGAGCTGGCCGGGCTGCCCGACGACAGCGGCTACGAGCCCGGCGAGCCCTGCGCCCTCCTCCTGGGCCAGTACCTCTCCGCCCTGGACCTGATGTCCCCGGCGCAGGAGGAGGAGCTGCACGTCGCGATGGTGCGCGGGGCCTGGGAGCGGGGCCACCGGGAACTGGTCTTCAAACCGCACCCCTCCGCCCCGGCGGCCTACTCCCGGCGGGCGGAGGCGGAGGCCGAACGCCTCGGGGCGCGGCTGACGGTGCTGGACGCGCCCGTGCTGGCGGAGACCCTGTACGAGCGGCTGCGCCCCGCGCTGGTGGCGGGCTGCTTCTCGACGGGGCTGCTCACGGCGCGGGCCCTGTACGGGATCCCGGTCGCGCGCACCGGGACCGGTGCGCTGCTGGCCCGCCTGGCCCCGTACCAGAACAGCAACCGGATCCCCCTGACGCTGGTGGACGCGCTGGTCCCGGACCTTGCGGCGGCGCCGGGCGACGGGCCGGGCACCCCGGAGGACCTGCCCGGTCTGGTCACCGCCGTCGGCTTCGCCATGCAGCCCCGGATCCTCGCCGACCGGCGGGAGCGGGCCGAGGCCCATCTGGCCCGGCACCTGAGCGAGGGGACCCGGCACTACTTCAACCGCCGCCGGCTCACCACGCTGGGCCTGCCGGGCGGGATCCCCGCGCAGCTGTCCTTCCTGCCCCGCAGCCCCGCCGTGCGCCGGGTCGTGCACCGGCTGCGGCGGGGTCTGCGCCGGGTCAGCTGACGGCGAGCTTCGCGGCGAAGCCCAGGAAGATCACGCCGGCCGCCGAGGTGGCCCCGGCCGCGAGCCGCTTGCGGCGGCGGAAGGCGGCGGAGAGGCGGGTGCCGGTGAATATCAGGGTGGACAGGTACAGGAAGCTGACCAGCTGGGAGACGGTCCCCAGCAGCAGGAAGGACAGCGCGGGGTAGGGGTACTCCGGGTCCACGAACTGCACGAAGAAGGACAGCAGGAAGAGGATCGCCTTCGGGTTGAGCAGGCTCACCACCAGCGCCCGCCTGAACGGCCGCTCGGCGGCACCGGCGGTCTCCTCCCCGGCCGGGGCCTCCTCGTCGCGCGAGCGGCGGCCGCGCCACATGGCCAGGGCGCCGCGCAGCATGCCCACGGCCAGCCACCCGAGGTACCCGGCGCCGAGCACCTTGACGGCGGTGAACAGCACCGGGCTGGTCTGGAGCAGCGCGCCCGCGCCGACCGCGGCCAGCACCATCAGCACGGTGTCGCCGGTGAACACCCCGGAGGCGGCCTTGTAGCCCTCCTTCACCCCGCGCCGCGAGGCGACGGAGAGCACGTAGAGGGAGTTCGGCCCCGGCAGCAGCACGATCAGCACGACGGCGGCGAGATACGTAGGAAGATCTGTCACACCCAGCATGTGCAGGAGTGTCCCATGGGTACGCGCCTGTCACGCCAGTGAATTCCGTCCCATTCCTCAGCTCGGCTCGTACGCCCCCCAGACCTCCCGCAGCACCCCGCACACCTCCCCCACCGTGGCCCGCGCCCGCAGCGCCTCCTTCATCGGGGGGAGCACGTTCTCCCCGGTCCCGGCCGCCGCCCGCCGCAGCGCGGCCAACGCCCGGTCCACCGCAGCTCCGTCGCGCCCGGCCCGCAGCCGCGCGAGCGCCGCGCACTGGCGGGCCTCGATCGCCGGGTCCACCCGCAGCGGCTCGTAGGGCTCCTCCCGGTCGAGGGCGAACCGGTTGACCCCGACGACCACCCGGTCCCCGGCCTCCTGCTCCCGCACGATCCGGTACGCGTTGGCCTCGATCTCCCCCTTCTGGAAGCCGGCCTCGATCGCCGCGACCGCCCCGCCCAGCTCCTCGACCCTGCGCATCAGGGCGAGCGCGGCCGCCTCCACCTCGTCCGTCATCCGCTCGACCGCGTACGAACCGGCGAAGGGGTCGGCGGTGTGCGGGACGTCGGT
Protein-coding sequences here:
- a CDS encoding BMP family protein; protein product: MRRITRIATVGIASAALALSATACGGKKSSDTSSSSSSSSETKSAGAAIAYDVGGRGDQSFNDAAYAGLEKAEKDLKVKTAEAEPTEGESEADKVQRLTELARKGNNPVIGVGFSYAPAIKKVAAKFPNTTFGIIDDTSVTEKNIANLVFNEEQGSYLAGVAAAKASKSNTVGFIGGVEVPLIKKFQAGFEQGVKDTNPNAKVLSAYLTQPPDFSGFAKPDLGKATAKGQLDGGADVIYAAAGLAGSGAIEAASTAGKWAIGVDSDQYNQAGLSKYKDHILTSVTKDVSDAVYNLIKSVKDGKPESGEVRYGLDKNGVGLADSNPKYKEMTDVTAAVEKAKADIIAKKITVKTAP
- a CDS encoding amidohydrolase, producing the protein MSRESQTALPGTPDRPELPGKLPDHLRAELIAFRRDLHMHPELGHQEFRTTAAIKTRLEKAGLRPRVLKSGTGLICDVGTRDGGRPMLALRADIDALPIPDAKTHVAYRSTVPDRAHACGHDVHTAVVLGAGLVLAELDRQGLLPRPVRLLFQPAEEVLPGGASEAIESGVLDGVGRIIAVHCDPRVDAGRIGLRAGAITSACDRLEVSLSGPGGHTARPHLTTDLVTAAARLAVDVPALLTRRMDARSGMSVTWGRIEAGHACNVIPMQAELSGTIRCLDLNAWYEAPDMIHAAIDEVATMHGAKFEINHVRGVPPVVNDPVVTELLREAMAARCGAGSIEDTEQSLGGEDFSWYLEHVPGAMARLGVRRPGDTAKRDLHRGDFDVDESAIGVGVEFFTAAALLDGCRAGVVG
- a CDS encoding N-acetylneuraminate synthase family protein, which codes for MTVATPNTRQRAFGSRIAGPGHPVYVVGEIGINHNGDLGTAFALIDAAADAGCDAVKFQKRTPEICTPRDQWDVERDTPWGRMTYIDYRHRVEFGEADYLAIDEHCARRGIAWFASPWDTEAVAFLEKFDLPAHKVASASLTDDELLRALRATGRTVVLSTGMSTPKQIRHAVEVLGSDNILLCHATSTYPARAEELNLRVINTLQEEYPNVPIGYSGHETGLQTTLAAVALGATFVERHITLDRAMWGSDQAASVEPGGLARLVRDIRTIETALGDGVKKVYASELGPMKKLRRVQGQAPAAV
- a CDS encoding DUF6716 putative glycosyltransferase, with translation MRNSFCRVPVPLSSSRSGQRVAVLADSDTRWKWGALTARRLAPGAPAPTGYVLRGRATPTARQLGEAGVGETGGGPVEVTCAEFLAELGRRPYDVVVLALVGGAVQAVLHGVRALWPDPAARPVLVTGYVGVVYEKLADGLLLRHGADLVLANSRHDAARFRAVYEGVGADPAAVVETALPFLEGAAYESAGDRAHRVVFAVQPSVPEGRADRAYLLERAARHARLHPGREVLVKLRSRPGEHTTHLEEHPYQRLAERLPGGLPPNCRLAYGNMGEVLDGTDLLVTVSSTAALESLHRGIPTAVLTDLGIREALGNHHFLGSGCLASWDQLDGGLLPAGAPGWLAAHGVAPVAPGVSVAPVASGPPVASGPPVPAGPPDSAATPPGAASGPPVADPVADPYAAARARVAELLAADRLPPVAPYYTLATASGYLPGILARHRLAPDGTPLAGAGARAAGESSGARRWLRAHLREAARGAYRHGVQRVAPVIRRLGEL
- a CDS encoding glycosyltransferase family 2 protein produces the protein MPKLSVVVPFYNVQTYAPDVLKGLALNAREDFEFLLVDDRSTDGTPELLERAAAGGLPGAVHLRRDRNGGLAAARNTGLDAARGEYIAFLDGDDWPAPGHLARTLAAIEALDCDFVRTDHVQVTGRARIVQRVPYGPQGVVGDPRAGILPTGRATAVDYPYAWAGMYHRRLLDQGLLHFTDGLRTAEDRPWIWRLHRTARSFAAIGEAGIFYRRGISTSLTQIGDERQLDFIRAFDQVLADTATDRESELLLPKAVRTYCAIIAHHIGTIERFEPAVAKRLRVMSAEALGRMPRPLLERALGSMDADRSALLRRLRRRTPAPAVPGAAA
- a CDS encoding polysialyltransferase family glycosyltransferase, whose amino-acid sequence is MDGDRVTQVFLASTLYGTATLAAALDAGTFPAAARRILLTSNHSLTPEVTPGIDAMPGFETLRTRFDEVRDWNAVLAPQHPSTWAPRPDDVPLWERQLRALWGLGGDRVELVVESLQVPPAQSLCRLFPGAAIDVYADGLMSYGPTRFRLDPQIGMRVRRVLHLDLVPGLEPLLLTEFGVPSETVPAPAFLKVLAELAGLPDDSGYEPGEPCALLLGQYLSALDLMSPAQEEELHVAMVRGAWERGHRELVFKPHPSAPAAYSRRAEAEAERLGARLTVLDAPVLAETLYERLRPALVAGCFSTGLLTARALYGIPVARTGTGALLARLAPYQNSNRIPLTLVDALVPDLAAAPGDGPGTPEDLPGLVTAVGFAMQPRILADRRERAEAHLARHLSEGTRHYFNRRRLTTLGLPGGIPAQLSFLPRSPAVRRVVHRLRRGLRRVS
- the leuE gene encoding leucine efflux protein LeuE, with product MLGVTDLPTYLAAVVLIVLLPGPNSLYVLSVASRRGVKEGYKAASGVFTGDTVLMVLAAVGAGALLQTSPVLFTAVKVLGAGYLGWLAVGMLRGALAMWRGRRSRDEEAPAGEETAGAAERPFRRALVVSLLNPKAILFLLSFFVQFVDPEYPYPALSFLLLGTVSQLVSFLYLSTLIFTGTRLSAAFRRRKRLAAGATSAAGVIFLGFAAKLAVS